The Pyrodictium delaneyi genome contains a region encoding:
- a CDS encoding thiolase domain-containing protein, with protein sequence MTRVYIAGVGMVPIGRHYGKSLLDLAAEAAFKALDEAGLEPDVVVVTNMLASRLQEQDNLGAYIASGIGLRGKPALRVEAACGSGGAGVYTAYSMVRSGLARSVLVVGVEKMTDYPTSTVTSALAQAADAEYELFYGASFTGLNALMMRYYMERHNVDRDTMSEWPVMMHENALSNPYAQIRRRITREDVARSQVVADPIRLLDSSPIGDGAAAVLLVSEEAAAELPEKPSVYIAGAGMATDTVELSNREALDRIPAARAAAEQAYRMAGVGPGDIDVAEIHDAFTINAVLLIEELGFAPYGEAARLLAEGRFHPGDRPTLNPSGGLKARGHPVGTTGVYQIAEVTMQLRGDFPGVRVDGAETGLAVNMGGDGSTLIAHVLRRV encoded by the coding sequence GTGACGCGCGTCTACATCGCGGGCGTAGGCATGGTCCCCATCGGCCGCCACTACGGCAAGAGCCTCCTAGACCTCGCCGCAGAGGCAGCGTTCAAGGCACTCGACGAGGCCGGCCTGGAGCCAGACGTGGTCGTGGTCACGAACATGCTTGCTAGCAGGCTCCAGGAGCAGGACAACCTCGGCGCCTACATAGCCTCGGGCATCGGGCTCCGCGGCAAGCCGGCACTCCGCGTCGAGGCAGCCTGCGGCAGCGGTGGCGCAGGCGTCTACACGGCCTACAGCATGGTGCGCTCGGGGCTCGCCCGTAGCGTCCTCGTGGTAGGCGTCGAGAAGATGACAGATTACCCGACATCCACAGTCACCTCCGCGCTAGCACAGGCAGCCGACGCCGAGTACGAGCTGTTCTACGGCGCGAGCTTCACGGGCCTCAACGCGCTGATGATGCGCTACTACATGGAGCGGCACAATGTCGACAGAGACACTATGAGCGAGTGGCCGGTGATGATGCACGAGAACGCCCTCAGCAACCCCTACGCGCAGATACGCCGTCGCATAACACGCGAAGACGTAGCCCGGAGCCAGGTAGTCGCGGACCCGATAAGGCTGCTCGACAGCAGCCCCATCGGCGACGGCGCGGCAGCAGTACTCCTCGTCTCCGAGGAGGCAGCAGCGGAGCTCCCCGAGAAGCCTAGCGTCTACATAGCCGGCGCCGGCATGGCCACGGACACGGTGGAGCTCTCGAACCGTGAGGCCCTAGACCGCATACCTGCGGCCAGGGCGGCGGCTGAGCAGGCCTACCGGATGGCAGGCGTAGGCCCAGGCGACATAGACGTGGCGGAGATACACGACGCCTTCACGATAAACGCGGTGCTCCTCATAGAGGAGCTGGGCTTCGCCCCCTACGGGGAGGCGGCCCGGCTGCTAGCAGAGGGCCGCTTCCACCCAGGCGACCGGCCAACGCTCAACCCCAGCGGCGGCCTGAAGGCCCGCGGCCACCCCGTAGGAACCACCGGCGTCTACCAGATAGCCGAGGTGACTATGCAGCTGCGCGGCGACTTCCCCGGCGTACGAGTCGACGGCGCCGAGACAGGATTGGCGGTCAACATGGGAGGCGACGGCTCCACACTCATCGCCCACGTACTCCGCCGCGTGTAA
- a CDS encoding Zn-ribbon domain-containing OB-fold protein encodes MTLRMSPVRVWRERIPRYRLVGRECKKCGRRHYPPRPACPHCGSRELVDVELPQTGTVETYTVIYTVMDGFRDRAPLVIALVKLDDGTRVLAPITDAEPGEVKTGMRVEAVLRRIRRDGEHGVIAYGVAFRPALFSGRKADSQQQA; translated from the coding sequence ATGACCCTTCGCATGTCCCCGGTGCGTGTCTGGAGAGAGCGTATCCCCCGCTACCGGCTAGTAGGCAGAGAGTGCAAGAAGTGCGGGCGCCGCCACTACCCGCCGCGCCCCGCTTGCCCCCACTGCGGCTCCAGGGAGCTCGTAGACGTCGAGCTCCCCCAGACGGGCACAGTGGAGACCTACACAGTGATATACACCGTGATGGACGGGTTCCGCGACAGGGCACCCCTCGTGATAGCCCTAGTAAAGCTCGACGACGGTACGAGAGTACTAGCACCGATAACAGACGCTGAGCCAGGCGAGGTCAAGACCGGGATGAGGGTGGAAGCAGTACTACGCCGCATAAGGCGCGACGGCGAGCACGGCGTGATAGCTTACGGTGTAGCGTTCCGTCCAGCCCTATTTAGCGGGAGGAAAGCCGACAGCCAGCAACAAGCCTGA
- the hmgA gene encoding hydroxymethylglutaryl-CoA reductase (NADPH), with translation MAGDAESWNEKLEEVVQGIVEGRIKLHEADKILGNANAAALARRLALERMLGVGLSSIGSTILDFEELVGRNIENPIGAVQVPVGVVGPLRVHGEYARGDFYVPLATTEGALVASINRGAKAVTLSGGARARVVYDGMARAPAFWTPSVDEAVRFIQWVRERIEDIRREAESTTRHGRLVEIQPFLAGNIVWLRFVYSTGDAMGMNMATIATDRAAEWILNNYPGTVRLVAISGNMCTDKKPAMINMLLGRGKTVIAEAVIKRDVALKVLKAPPEEIDAVNRVKNLLGSARAGSLSYNAHFANIIAAIFIATGQDVAQVVESSMGYTWTEVRDGDLYISVTLPSLEVGTVGGGTRLPTQREALAMLGVAGGGDPPGTNARKLAEIIAATVLAGELNLLAALAANELARAHRLLGRGEARNKG, from the coding sequence TTGGCTGGTGACGCCGAGTCCTGGAATGAGAAGCTCGAGGAGGTAGTCCAGGGGATAGTCGAGGGCAGGATAAAGCTACATGAGGCAGACAAGATCCTGGGCAATGCTAACGCTGCTGCTCTCGCGCGCCGGCTCGCGCTCGAGCGCATGCTCGGCGTAGGCCTCTCGAGCATCGGCAGTACTATACTTGACTTCGAGGAGCTCGTGGGTAGGAACATCGAGAACCCTATCGGCGCAGTCCAGGTGCCTGTGGGCGTTGTGGGGCCGCTCCGCGTCCACGGCGAGTACGCCCGCGGAGACTTCTACGTTCCCCTAGCCACTACCGAGGGCGCTCTCGTGGCCAGCATTAATCGGGGCGCGAAGGCTGTCACGCTGAGCGGCGGGGCACGGGCCCGCGTAGTCTACGACGGTATGGCGCGTGCCCCCGCCTTCTGGACCCCAAGCGTAGACGAGGCTGTGCGCTTCATCCAGTGGGTGCGGGAGAGAATAGAGGATATCCGCAGAGAGGCGGAGTCCACGACCCGGCACGGCAGGCTCGTGGAGATACAGCCATTCCTCGCGGGTAACATCGTCTGGCTCCGCTTCGTCTACAGCACGGGCGACGCTATGGGCATGAACATGGCTACTATAGCTACTGACCGGGCTGCGGAGTGGATCCTCAACAACTACCCGGGCACCGTGAGGCTCGTCGCTATCAGCGGCAATATGTGTACCGACAAGAAGCCGGCCATGATCAACATGCTGCTAGGCCGCGGCAAAACCGTCATCGCGGAGGCGGTGATAAAGAGAGATGTAGCGCTAAAGGTGCTCAAGGCGCCGCCAGAGGAGATAGACGCTGTGAACCGTGTCAAGAACCTCCTAGGCAGCGCCCGCGCCGGAAGCCTAAGCTACAACGCACACTTCGCCAACATCATCGCCGCGATATTCATCGCGACGGGGCAGGACGTCGCCCAGGTTGTGGAGAGCAGTATGGGCTACACCTGGACAGAGGTGCGGGACGGAGACCTCTACATCTCCGTGACCCTGCCAAGCCTAGAAGTGGGCACCGTGGGAGGCGGGACTAGGCTCCCCACCCAGCGCGAGGCCCTCGCGATGCTGGGCGTTGCCGGCGGCGGAGACCCGCCTGGCACAAACGCGAGAAAGCTAGCAGAGATAATTGCGGCTACAGTGCTCGCGGGAGAGCTTAACCTCCTAGCAGCCCTAGCCGCCAACGAGCTCGCCCGCGCCCACAGGCTCCTAGGCCGCGGCGAAGCCCGTAACAAAGGCTAG
- a CDS encoding SagB/ThcOx family dehydrogenase, producing the protein MSRRRFLQAIVAAVLASLGLLLGLPLSYRRLRTRYEAPPPQIEGQIIHLPMPRLSGVVSLEETLANRRSIREYTDEPLTIEELAQLLWAAQGISETRHGFRTAPSAGATYPLEVYAVIAPQGVLAGDMFLEPGSYRYLPHSHTLVQVRRGDLVEELYHAALEQEWVREAPVNLVFTAVYERTTRRYGARGVRYVHIEVGHAGQNVYLQAVALGLATVAIGAFHDEAVREIIGAPEEEKPLYIMPVARPAWRYRLDPRELAEYIERRRG; encoded by the coding sequence TTGTCTCGGCGACGTTTCCTCCAGGCCATAGTCGCTGCAGTATTGGCCTCTCTCGGGCTCCTCCTGGGGCTCCCACTGAGCTACCGAAGGCTAAGAACACGCTATGAGGCCCCGCCTCCTCAGATCGAGGGACAGATAATCCACCTCCCTATGCCCCGGCTCAGTGGCGTAGTGAGCCTCGAAGAGACACTGGCTAATAGGAGGTCTATACGCGAGTACACCGACGAACCGCTCACTATCGAGGAGTTAGCACAGCTGCTCTGGGCCGCCCAAGGGATATCGGAGACACGGCATGGATTCCGGACAGCGCCTAGTGCTGGTGCCACATATCCATTAGAGGTCTACGCGGTAATTGCGCCCCAGGGCGTCCTGGCGGGGGACATGTTCCTCGAGCCAGGGTCCTATAGGTACCTGCCTCATAGCCATACACTCGTCCAGGTACGGAGGGGAGACCTTGTAGAAGAGCTGTACCACGCAGCGCTGGAGCAGGAGTGGGTCCGGGAGGCTCCTGTGAACCTTGTCTTCACCGCTGTTTATGAGCGCACTACAAGGCGTTATGGGGCTAGAGGTGTACGCTACGTCCACATAGAGGTTGGGCATGCCGGGCAGAACGTGTACCTCCAGGCGGTTGCGCTAGGCCTCGCTACTGTTGCTATAGGCGCATTTCACGACGAAGCTGTACGGGAGATTATAGGGGCTCCTGAGGAGGAAAAACCTCTCTACATCATGCCGGTTGCCCGGCCTGCGTGGCGCTACCGGCTCGATCCCCGCGAGCTAGCCGAGTACATAGAGCGGCGCCGCGGCTAG
- a CDS encoding class I SAM-dependent methyltransferase, translating to MEYNKTSEELEKLYSLGIWPEDPYTDVGMQRFRQALGHMARLVEHEYVQRLLQSRKSVRILDLCAGTGVGGVALAKTLMDQGYSVELHLADLRKSALETGKRFSRDILGVEARVHVVDAREAYRLQGGFDIVLVYGWSAPHFSPWDMARVLASAAEITSDDGVIALEEIDRRLTVFLSKGYRYVLPAAVGEDRVVLDVHAGYDPATGMIKRVTVDLLSGRSVANGFYYWSIAELATLVWLLFRDVDLLELQGLRRVFILGQGPRRALRAQDLAQPRLLVRRPS from the coding sequence ATGGAGTATAACAAGACGTCGGAGGAACTTGAGAAGCTCTATAGTCTCGGGATATGGCCTGAGGACCCTTACACTGACGTAGGTATGCAGCGCTTTCGGCAGGCATTGGGCCACATGGCCCGGCTGGTAGAGCACGAATATGTGCAGCGGCTGCTGCAGAGCCGGAAGAGTGTCAGGATACTAGATCTCTGTGCTGGCACTGGGGTTGGCGGGGTAGCGCTGGCTAAGACGCTCATGGACCAGGGCTATAGCGTCGAACTACACCTCGCCGATCTCAGGAAGAGCGCTCTGGAGACCGGCAAGAGGTTCAGCCGAGACATACTAGGCGTAGAGGCCAGGGTACACGTGGTCGACGCTCGTGAGGCGTACCGGCTCCAAGGGGGCTTCGACATAGTCCTGGTCTACGGGTGGTCAGCGCCCCACTTCAGCCCCTGGGACATGGCGCGGGTCCTCGCCTCAGCGGCGGAGATAACCAGCGACGACGGGGTGATAGCTCTCGAGGAGATTGATCGGAGGCTAACAGTGTTCCTATCCAAGGGCTACCGGTATGTGCTCCCGGCGGCAGTCGGAGAAGACCGAGTCGTCCTCGACGTGCACGCGGGCTACGACCCGGCTACCGGGATGATCAAGAGGGTCACCGTGGATCTTCTCAGCGGGAGAAGCGTGGCCAACGGGTTCTACTACTGGAGCATAGCCGAGCTAGCTACACTTGTATGGCTCCTCTTCCGCGACGTAGACTTGCTCGAGCTCCAAGGCCTCAGAAGGGTCTTCATACTCGGCCAGGGGCCCCGGAGAGCCCTAAGAGCCCAAGACCTAGCACAGCCGAGGCTCCTAGTTCGCCGGCCCTCCTAG
- a CDS encoding MATE family efflux transporter, whose protein sequence is MPGGRVVGLAEVRRILREAWPLMLAEGVSSIVSLIDLAFVSRLGVTALAGVGVGSYAGWFLNVPLAAFYIGVLVLASQALGAGRRDLADRIVGESFSAAMLAALPLAATGIAAAYELGLWLSSGDAGVAEAAAAYLRARLLGHSFFAAMLVLDAAYRAAGANRGILYGAAATAIVNTVLDPILIYLAGLGVSGAGLATAASYAAGTLVLAVRARGQAGYGSIVGVPRGLAVRVFRVGAPAMAERLLFAGGNLVYLAAVARCGEAALAAHTIGIRIESLAFLPAFALSTYASGEVGRLVGAGALEDAQRRGWSIAGASAAFMTFMALVLAGVSVPASLLLAPSGDVAKLVVAYLLLAAVSEPALGAVMSIGGAIRGAGNTLVPTLVNLIGLYLVRVAPAYILVGRVASGITCPLVAWLIMDIDVAVRAAAFAIIYRRYFSRLARRLV, encoded by the coding sequence TTGCCTGGTGGTAGAGTAGTGGGGCTCGCCGAGGTTCGGAGGATACTCCGCGAAGCATGGCCGTTGATGCTCGCTGAGGGCGTCTCTAGTATCGTCTCGCTGATAGACTTAGCCTTCGTCTCTCGGCTCGGCGTCACCGCGCTCGCTGGGGTGGGCGTGGGGAGCTACGCCGGCTGGTTCCTCAATGTCCCCCTAGCGGCCTTCTACATTGGTGTACTAGTACTCGCGAGCCAGGCGCTCGGTGCCGGACGAAGAGACTTGGCCGATAGGATAGTGGGCGAAAGCTTCTCCGCGGCGATGCTGGCGGCTCTGCCCCTGGCGGCAACCGGTATAGCGGCTGCCTACGAACTGGGCTTGTGGCTATCCAGTGGCGACGCTGGAGTCGCAGAGGCTGCTGCGGCTTATCTCCGGGCGCGGCTGCTAGGCCATAGCTTCTTCGCTGCAATGCTTGTCCTTGATGCGGCCTACCGGGCGGCGGGAGCTAATCGCGGCATTCTCTACGGTGCAGCCGCCACGGCCATCGTGAACACGGTTCTAGACCCCATCCTGATATACCTCGCTGGGCTCGGCGTCAGCGGCGCAGGCCTTGCTACGGCTGCCAGCTATGCTGCTGGAACCCTCGTGCTCGCGGTTCGTGCCCGGGGTCAGGCAGGCTACGGCTCCATAGTCGGTGTCCCCAGAGGGCTAGCTGTCCGGGTCTTCCGGGTAGGCGCGCCCGCTATGGCGGAGAGGCTGCTGTTCGCCGGAGGTAACCTGGTCTATCTTGCAGCGGTGGCGCGCTGCGGCGAGGCGGCTCTAGCAGCACACACGATAGGCATACGGATAGAATCGCTAGCATTCCTACCTGCCTTCGCCCTCTCGACCTATGCGAGCGGTGAGGTAGGCCGCCTAGTCGGTGCTGGGGCGCTCGAGGATGCCCAGAGAAGAGGCTGGAGCATAGCGGGTGCAAGTGCAGCATTCATGACGTTCATGGCCCTGGTTCTGGCCGGTGTCTCTGTCCCGGCCTCGCTACTCCTAGCACCTAGCGGGGATGTAGCAAAGCTCGTAGTAGCATACCTGCTGCTCGCTGCCGTCTCGGAGCCGGCTCTAGGCGCGGTCATGAGTATAGGGGGCGCGATAAGGGGTGCAGGGAATACTCTCGTCCCGACACTAGTTAACCTCATAGGCCTATACCTCGTACGCGTAGCTCCGGCCTACATTCTTGTCGGCCGTGTGGCATCTGGTATCACATGTCCCCTCGTGGCCTGGCTGATAATGGACATCGATGTGGCTGTCCGCGCAGCGGCGTTCGCCATTATCTATCGCCGGTATTTTAGCCGTCTAGCCCGCCGTCTAGTCTAG
- a CDS encoding winged helix-turn-helix domain-containing protein: MTRRKYRSQAGIILDILEVLAREGPQPATRLMYTANLPYNRLRETLLRLVDEGLVEETEDRHYRITEKGREALRVLRDARRVLETLGYKF, from the coding sequence ATGACACGGAGGAAGTACCGCAGTCAAGCCGGCATAATACTCGACATACTAGAGGTACTGGCACGAGAAGGCCCACAGCCAGCGACAAGGCTGATGTATACTGCTAATCTGCCCTATAACAGGCTCCGAGAGACACTTCTGAGGCTAGTAGATGAAGGGTTGGTAGAGGAGACCGAGGACCGCCACTACCGGATAACAGAGAAGGGGCGTGAAGCGCTCCGTGTGCTCCGTGACGCCCGCCGCGTCCTAGAGACCCTTGGCTACAAGTTTTAG
- the rnz gene encoding ribonuclease Z: protein MDTEQVRFIAASLLEASTALELGIVFLGTSAAVPTRRRGLPGIALVYRGSIVVMDCGEGTQAALTRAGLSPLKVEAVLVTHLHGDHVFGLPGLTQSMAMLGRRRPLLVAGPPGVYGFLREAYRYTRWLPPFPIYVVELEPGEELALPSGLHVKAFSVDHTVPALGYRVEEPRRKPRVDLEKARRLGLEPGPLLGRLQRGEPVEVGGRVIRPEDVLREQPRAVIVYTGDTRPSETVVEAAQGATVLIHDSTFASDMEEEAHEQGHSTALDAARIARRAGVGLLVLFHISARYETPDPLLREARRLYSRVVVAEDLAKLPIRV from the coding sequence GTGGATACCGAACAGGTACGATTCATTGCTGCGAGCCTTCTGGAGGCGTCCACAGCCTTGGAGCTTGGCATAGTGTTCCTGGGGACAAGCGCTGCAGTACCTACTCGGCGCCGGGGGCTTCCCGGAATAGCGCTGGTGTACCGCGGGAGCATAGTAGTGATGGACTGTGGCGAGGGTACCCAGGCGGCGCTGACCCGGGCGGGTCTCAGCCCCCTGAAGGTGGAGGCGGTCCTAGTCACGCACCTCCATGGCGACCACGTGTTTGGGCTTCCCGGGCTCACCCAGTCCATGGCCATGCTGGGGCGTCGCCGGCCCCTACTTGTAGCGGGGCCGCCTGGGGTCTACGGGTTCCTCCGTGAAGCCTACCGGTACACCCGGTGGCTCCCTCCGTTCCCCATATACGTGGTCGAGCTAGAGCCCGGCGAGGAGCTGGCCCTACCCAGTGGACTCCACGTGAAGGCCTTCTCCGTGGACCACACAGTGCCGGCCCTGGGCTACCGGGTGGAAGAGCCGCGGCGCAAGCCCCGGGTAGACCTGGAGAAGGCACGGCGCCTCGGCCTAGAGCCGGGGCCTCTCCTGGGGAGGCTTCAGCGCGGCGAGCCGGTCGAGGTCGGCGGCCGGGTGATACGCCCCGAGGACGTGCTCCGGGAGCAGCCACGCGCGGTGATAGTCTACACTGGGGATACTCGGCCATCGGAGACCGTGGTGGAGGCAGCCCAGGGCGCCACCGTATTGATACACGACTCCACCTTCGCCAGCGACATGGAGGAAGAGGCCCACGAGCAGGGCCATAGCACCGCACTCGACGCTGCCAGGATAGCACGCAGGGCGGGAGTGGGGCTCTTGGTGCTCTTCCACATAAGCGCCCGCTACGAGACACCGGATCCGCTGCTCCGCGAAGCCCGCCGGCTCTACTCACGCGTAGTGGTGGCCGAGGACTTGGCAAAGCTGCCGATAAGAGTGTAG
- a CDS encoding mandelate racemase/muconate lactonizing enzyme family protein — protein sequence MPRIERVRVYKLQARLRGVFRIAYAASATMESIVVELKLSDGTRGWGEAAPAPRVTWENTAAVKAYVETVARRLEGLDLPGELGEALRRVHTGAPGFSSARAALEAAVLDASARVLDTPLYTLLGGRVYNSLETDYTVSIPDQEALEELRRGSGPRRDAFIEAVEYLVGLRREPPEDPGFPLPGVQGFRVLKVKLGTGSVEDDVLLAETVYEAARGRARIRVDANQAWTRKQAIWVIRRLERSLGTALELVEQPVPAARIEDLAAVRSAVEAPVAADETARSPEEIARVAAMGAVDVVNIKIAKIGGPLRAARAAAMLEAHGLEAMWGCMVETGLGIAQALHPALTSPVTRYVDLDAALFLEEDPVENPPVYRPEPGGVILQHPREPGLGPEPRKEALSPL from the coding sequence TTGCCGCGGATAGAGCGGGTTCGGGTCTACAAGCTTCAGGCGAGACTACGGGGCGTCTTCCGCATAGCTTACGCGGCGTCAGCCACGATGGAGAGCATCGTGGTGGAGCTTAAGCTAAGCGACGGTACGAGGGGCTGGGGTGAGGCAGCGCCTGCTCCTAGGGTTACCTGGGAGAATACGGCGGCAGTGAAGGCCTACGTAGAGACTGTGGCGAGGAGGCTTGAGGGGCTAGATCTTCCGGGCGAACTGGGCGAGGCGCTCCGCCGTGTACACACGGGTGCACCGGGCTTCAGCTCGGCCCGTGCCGCGCTGGAGGCTGCCGTGCTTGACGCTTCTGCCCGTGTACTCGACACGCCGCTCTACACGCTCCTCGGCGGCAGGGTGTACAATAGCCTCGAGACCGACTATACTGTCTCGATACCTGACCAAGAGGCTCTAGAGGAACTCCGTAGGGGTAGTGGGCCCCGCCGGGACGCCTTCATAGAGGCTGTCGAGTACCTCGTCGGGCTCCGCCGCGAGCCCCCAGAGGATCCTGGTTTCCCGCTTCCCGGTGTGCAGGGCTTCCGCGTGCTCAAGGTGAAGCTTGGGACTGGGAGCGTTGAGGACGACGTGCTCCTGGCGGAGACCGTCTACGAGGCTGCTCGGGGTAGGGCGAGGATAAGGGTGGACGCTAACCAGGCTTGGACGAGGAAGCAGGCAATATGGGTGATACGCCGGCTTGAGCGGAGCCTCGGCACAGCCCTGGAGCTGGTAGAGCAGCCGGTCCCGGCAGCTAGGATCGAGGACCTGGCGGCCGTGAGGAGTGCTGTCGAGGCCCCGGTAGCAGCTGACGAGACGGCACGGAGCCCCGAGGAGATAGCCAGGGTGGCGGCCATGGGCGCGGTGGACGTCGTGAACATCAAGATAGCGAAGATAGGGGGCCCGCTTAGGGCGGCGCGAGCCGCCGCGATGCTTGAGGCCCACGGGCTCGAGGCTATGTGGGGCTGCATGGTGGAGACGGGGCTGGGCATAGCGCAGGCACTGCATCCAGCATTGACGAGCCCGGTTACAAGGTACGTGGACCTAGACGCGGCGCTATTCCTAGAGGAGGATCCGGTCGAGAACCCGCCAGTCTATCGGCCAGAACCGGGAGGCGTAATCCTCCAGCATCCACGGGAGCCAGGGCTAGGCCCAGAGCCGAGAAAAGAAGCGCTGTCCCCACTATAG
- a CDS encoding amino acid permease, with amino-acid sequence MPDRRKIGFIEAFSIGVGGMIGGGIFAVLGLSLQLAGTAAPVAFLLAGLVALATSYSYAKLSIRYPSEGGTIEYIVRAFGRGILAGGLNIMLLTSYIVMIALYAYAFGSYAASLFGEAVLLRHVFIALAIAIFTFLNALGAVVTGRVEDALVFFKLAILVVVAGAGLGFVEWGRFSPSQWPSLVNIVAGGMIIFLAYEGFELIANAAADVEDPRVLPRAFFAAVLVVTAIYVMVALVAAGTLSPEEVMRARDYALAEAAKPALGELGFGIVVAAALASTSSAINATLYGTARISYMVAKYGQLPASVGRRIWRQAPEGLAIISLLSLVLAEAASLEAISTAGSAGFLLIFTAVNVAALRLRREARVNPLVAGAGALATVMALALLIYRTATLDPRQVTVFILLLAGSFTVEYVYRVLTGREIAEYIDYKLHLREENIRNWATWVPRIVAVIVRRFHDAKVYLVGSVARGELHRAHDVDVLVVTSRTPRTRREAEEEARRIREEAGLTPQHPLHIHFARPGEEKRWLEHSRRWHYLYTSKEDKGTPSQ; translated from the coding sequence GTGCCAGACAGGAGGAAGATAGGCTTCATAGAGGCATTCAGCATAGGAGTTGGCGGAATGATAGGTGGCGGTATTTTCGCCGTTCTGGGGCTTAGTCTCCAGCTTGCTGGTACTGCTGCACCCGTAGCGTTTCTCCTCGCAGGCTTAGTGGCTCTGGCTACGTCGTATTCTTACGCGAAGCTTTCCATCCGCTATCCGAGCGAAGGCGGGACGATAGAGTATATTGTGAGGGCTTTTGGCCGCGGCATTCTTGCCGGCGGGCTCAATATTATGTTGCTTACGAGCTACATAGTGATGATTGCGCTCTACGCGTACGCCTTTGGGAGTTACGCGGCAAGCCTGTTTGGCGAAGCTGTCCTCCTTAGGCACGTGTTTATCGCCCTCGCTATAGCTATATTCACGTTTCTGAACGCGCTCGGCGCTGTAGTAACTGGAAGAGTTGAAGATGCTCTCGTATTCTTCAAGCTTGCTATACTAGTCGTAGTTGCCGGCGCTGGACTCGGGTTTGTAGAATGGGGTAGGTTTAGCCCCTCCCAGTGGCCCAGCTTAGTCAACATAGTAGCAGGCGGTATGATAATATTCTTAGCGTACGAGGGGTTCGAACTCATAGCTAACGCTGCCGCTGATGTCGAGGATCCACGTGTCCTGCCTAGAGCGTTCTTCGCCGCTGTACTGGTCGTGACAGCTATATACGTCATGGTAGCTCTTGTTGCTGCAGGTACACTCTCTCCCGAGGAGGTTATGCGGGCACGTGACTACGCGCTCGCGGAAGCCGCTAAGCCTGCTCTAGGAGAGCTAGGCTTCGGCATTGTTGTCGCTGCCGCCCTAGCCTCTACCAGTTCTGCAATAAACGCGACGCTCTATGGTACTGCTAGGATAAGCTACATGGTTGCCAAGTATGGCCAGTTGCCTGCCAGCGTGGGGCGGAGGATATGGCGACAAGCGCCTGAGGGCCTAGCTATAATTAGTCTACTCTCGCTCGTCCTCGCCGAGGCTGCAAGTCTTGAGGCTATATCTACGGCTGGTAGTGCAGGCTTCCTCCTGATATTCACAGCCGTCAATGTTGCAGCCCTCCGGCTTCGTAGAGAGGCGAGGGTTAACCCACTAGTGGCAGGCGCCGGGGCGCTGGCCACCGTTATGGCGTTAGCGCTTCTCATCTACCGTACAGCTACTCTAGACCCTCGCCAAGTGACCGTGTTCATCCTACTACTTGCAGGCTCCTTTACTGTAGAATACGTCTACCGGGTGCTGACTGGTAGGGAGATAGCAGAGTACATCGACTACAAGCTACACCTAAGAGAGGAGAACATCAGGAACTGGGCCACCTGGGTACCACGCATAGTAGCAGTCATTGTTAGGAGGTTTCACGACGCCAAGGTATACTTGGTTGGGAGCGTAGCGCGTGGCGAACTCCACCGAGCGCACGACGTAGATGTGCTTGTAGTCACATCGAGGACTCCCCGGACGCGTAGAGAGGCTGAGGAAGAGGCTAGACGTATACGCGAAGAGGCGGGCCTTACACCCCAGCACCCCCTTCACATACACTTCGCTAGGCCTGGCGAGGAGAAGCGATGGCTAGAGCACAGTAGGAGGTGGCACTATCTCTACACGTCTAAGGAGGACAAGGGTACTCCAAGCCAGTAG